The Apium graveolens cultivar Ventura chromosome 10, ASM990537v1, whole genome shotgun sequence nucleotide sequence tgttgaggaaatttggactactGCTGTCTTTGATTCAAAGTACATGACCCTAACCTTTACTCTCAAAGGTAACAATTATTGTGTATATTCTGATGCAGTTCAGTCCAGTTTCAAATTTCCTGAAAATAACACAATTGctccacacactgacactgatttgattaacatgcttaattccatggATTATTCTCTATATAATGCTAGTCTAGgtagtattaaaagaaaaggacttagaaaagagtggagtaATTTGTGTGATGCTTtcactaaagtattttctggtaaaattaacAACTTTGATGCTATTACTTCCGCGCTTcttaacatgctctatatgctattttatgataagtactttaattttagcaactatgttatgctagaaatAGGGTATAAACTAGGAGATATTCAAAAGAGACCTAGGAATGtgtactatgctagatttttcattaTGCTAGCTAACCATGTTTCCAAGGATTTGtcaattgagaacccaaacaacaagttggattgttgggttcaagaaaagtGAGTTCTTACAGATTTGATGAGGAATAATCTGAACAGTGAGGTGCCCCTCAACTATCATCCTACCAttgatgcacctcaggtaagtgaagtAAATACTTCTTTTTCTATCTCTTCCTTGAAatgaatatgtcctaagtccaatcatgtattaggatttaggaataacttttatgtaatctgttttgatttcattgatattaataaaagatttgttttcattttattacgggctttatctatttaagtgtttaaataagatataccatagtttagagtaaagctttttattgattatgatgagatcataatagtgagacctaaaaagatgataactctaaacttaaatagttcctggtcataggattactaactggtaattaataatccgcaaagatcggtacatactatgcttgcttcattatgaaggatgtctgttctcatagacatttgtgtggcgacactatagctagtatgtaggtgcttattatggaataagttcactgaacatgactcgcccagctgaacaactgatggagttcactcacgtgtcagcagttgttcacatagtgatagttgtacaagtatccttagacttgaggtcatcatagtcatcttgtgtacgctgaactatgctttggtttagttcttagtctccagggacaatcATTAGGGTtcttctgggtatagaaatttgtacacgaagatagtgtatgatcaataaaggatctaccccttccagtgaaggaagcgaatgttcaaggctgatccacttatgctagttcaggaatctctggccagagtgaatgaaattagaaaggagtttctaatttgcatagaactacgcatagtaaatggtaagcaagtgattgaattagataggcttgacacgagatccatgccttgtatttaatcggaacattgtagggtagaaggagtttattgtacggtaactattcactgacaggttcttggtattctaagcagtgaattcatattatccggatagtcgcgatatgttgagaagcatcactcacgatgtagaataaatgtgattaattaattaatcatatttaataaattagagaatttatataaataatgataaaatagttttattattatttatttctactaccggattaatattgaacctacagggtcacaccataaaaagagaatgatttaatggtgaaggaattaattaataatggctaataattatttatttatgaaataaataattaattggcaaatttaataattgattaaatgagatttaattgattataaattaattaagaaaagttcttaatattattaattaaaggatttaatttttggaaattaaatcaagagagagaattatttctaaagtgtttagaaaaaggattaatgattaaaaggtgttttaattattaatgagaataataaatgggataataataataatatttatgggaaaatttcagctgaaaattttgcctataaatacaatattatagaccctaattttattccaacctcgaaacccgaaaacccaaaaagtttggaaaacccaattctctccatctccttcctcctccttaacatcgttttcttggtggataccggtggagtgcttcacacttgaggagcaactgctaaggatctctgatcgttgtctccgaattattttaaaaggttagattcgatccctcgaatttttattcacgatttatatgcttttatttggattttatatgtgtaaaagtgttttgccatgcccccgctgcgtaAAAAATCCAACATTCCTAACCTCcaatttctttgccttcaacaGTGGCTATGGAATCTATGATAGTGACCAGACAGATTCCTACCCAAGCCACTAAACCTAAAGTTTCCAAATCCAAAGTAAAGAAAGCAACCTCTAGTGTCTCTCAGAAGAAACTAGTTATAAAAACCACCAAAGCACTTGAGTGGAGTGAACCAGGTGGTGAGAAAAGTGAGGGAAtaggtgaaaatcaaagaagccccaaGAATAAGAAGGGTGAGGTAAGTGTAACCCAAGCTAGCCACACTGCAGTCTCCCAACAGACTGTAGTAGTACAAAAGAAAATGAGCACATCCCTAGTTGCctcatcccaaaaggatgtgactattaaAACAAGATCCTAACCCAGGTGCACAAAATAAAAGAGGAAGGGACACTAAAGACCTATCCCAAACTTATATAAGAAAGAAGATATCTAAATCTATGGGGGAGTcatagggtgcacacactgtgcaaactcAATTCAAAAATTTGGTAtttgcaccttctcaaattcagcttgatgtggctcgattaaatgtggagtcacagtcCCACTCTATAATAACAGCTATGATGCGCAAATTAGATATGACAAACCTTGAAAAAATGAGATTTTTTCTTGGTTTGTTGCAAAACCAAGATGGGATTTTTGTCTGTCAAAGAGAGGTATGCTTGGGAATTGTTAAAAAGGTTTGACGTGGAAAAATGTAACCCGGTTCATAATCCAATCCAGGTTGCAAACTTACAAAGGATGAGAATAGAGTAAATGTGATCATCACTCGATATAAACAATTAATTGGCAACCTGATGTATCTAACTAGTGCTACCCGTCTTGATTTAATGTTTGTTGTCAGTTGTTTAGTTGTTTATGAAGGTACATGGAGCATTCTACTCAAAAACATTTCGTAGCTATCAAAAGAGTGTTGAGATATATTAAAGGAACTTGTGATGTCGCTATTTTCTATAAAAGAGGTGGTGATGTAAGGTTAGTTGCTTATACAGATAGTGACTACGCAAGAGATATTTGGATTATATAAAAATCACTTCCGCATATATTTTTCTATTGAACTATGGAGCGATTTCTTGGTCATCAAAACAACAACCAATAGTAACATTATCAACCACTGAAGCCGAGTATATTGTAACAACTACATGTGCTTGTCAAGCTATTTGGTTAAATGGAATTCTGTAGAGTTTTGATCATACTTAGATAAGTTGTGTAGCCATTATTTGTTATAACAATTCAACTATTAAGATATCCAAACATACTATATGACATGGCCGCGTTAACACATTAATGTCAGATTTCATTTTTTTCATGAACTTGCTATAGATGGAGTTATAAAGCTGATTTATTTTCATAGAGAAAATCAGGTGGCTGACATATTGACCAAGCCGTTGAAACTTGAGTCTTTTGTGAAGTTTAAGGAGTCTTATGGGAGTCTAAGAGTCTACAACCTTGCAAGCGTAAGTTGAATAACAACAGCACATTCAGTTTATGGGAGGATGTTAAAATTAGAGTAAGTCCAATAGTGTTTTAGTtgatttttcataaatattttaaatgatAAATCTTTATGATTTATGACATCATTTTATATTTCAACTCCAGTAATATTCTCTATATTCACTccttatcattattataataataaatttaaagTGTTTTGTGATTCTTAAAAATAAAGAAGCAAGATAGACTCTTAATGGTTTAAGGAGGCATTACGAGTCAGTTGGTGTTGAAATTTTTACTATTCTTCTTTGTATTTTGAGTGAAGAGCTAAATAAGAAGTGTGTTGGACTTGCTTTAATATTTACTAGTAGATTAATTCATTTGTAATTtgttaaataatttatatttattagGAACCACTTTTCTTAGTATGTTGGTTAAATTGAAAGGCTGAAAAAGTGCTTTCGTTGTTGTGGTTATCTTATAAGACCAATTATTTTAGATGGgtatgttcatcaacatcatcgtATAATTGTTAAGAGTGTTTGCATTTCAATTTTTTTGTTTTAAAGTGGTGAATATTGTAAGAAATTGGGTAAAGATTTTCCTTTTAAATATAATGGATCAGAGTCATAACACATCTggatatggatataaatataaaaaatataactGAAATCTGATAAAATTAAATGGACCATAATATGAATCGAGGCCAATCCAATCTAGATGGCAGCCGTATCCATATCTGTATCTAAGTGTATACCACTGGCGTACAATTAGATTGTCTAAACATTTAGTACTGAAGTAATTGTTAcaaaattttaattgttaaattgAACGCGATCAAATTTGTTAGATTAGTTTTTAACTATTTTACTAAACCGCGCTTAACAACGGCCTGATAAACGTgcttttaaataaaatttaaaataatattataaattgtTTTGAATTTCCGGTTTCGTGATGGTCATTATAAAATTTTGAATAATATAAATTTCTAGAAAAACCACACCATCTAATTAAACATGTTTCACAATCAATCGCTCTTACGGTTCACAATTTTTCTGAACTCTTATACGATTTTATTGTCATCAAACCCTTAATTCTAACTtagggtgtgtttggtattgcCGTTACAGATAGCAACAACAGCTTTTCGCTGAAAAACATctaaaaactgtttggtaaaatttaaaagctgtttttcggaaaagtgcttttgacctaaaagctgctgttagaAAAAGTAAGCCCTTAGAAAAAAGCTGTTTTTCAGCTGTTGCGGGAAGCATAGATTTCATCATCCAATCTTACCAAaaacataattatttttaattttttgcatcaaaacatatacgtatcaaaaaagttaccaaacagtcatctgatttttacaacatcACTTTTTTCAACGAcactttttctaacagcacaATAATATTTAACAATCAATTCTAAACAGGGCCTCAGTGTCTAGACTTGTTTACGATGCAGAACCTTAATAAACAGAAATTTTgttaataattatattaataaaaaaaaccTTGAAAATTACCGGCCCATTACATCCTCAGTTCCTAACTAAACCAAATTCTGAAATGATAGAATCAATCAACAAACAACATAGTATTAAAGTatcaacaaaaaaaattataataaaattataataacaTACATGATAaagttttaaaatcaaaattgTAATGGAGAAGATGATTAACCGTTTACACTTTTTTTTCCCAACTCGAACAATTTGCACTCATGTTTATATAAGattatttaatttcttttatttttacATTAATCTAACTTATCAATCAAGCCTTTCCTTAAAAAAAATTAGTTGTCTAAAACTttacttttaaatatttcaatttttaaaGCATATTacctaaaatattaaaataaaatttttattcattttatcaataaaatatctgaaaagtaGGTTGATATTAAGATCTTTTTTTATTTGAAACGAAAGTTTAGAATAAAATAAGGTAATtatagtttttaataatttttaattcaaaaaaaaaagagaaaattcaaaaataaaatgaAACTATGGTAGATAAACGCCAACGTCTTCTCCTTAGATATACTGATTGAAAATCAtacttttaaaattttcttttacTAATTTTTGATGATCCGTATTCCGAGCACCCTTACTTCTGCATTGATTACCATTTGGTCCATTTCTATGAATTGTAAATTGTTGTGTTGATAATTCTATCATAGTCTCTATGCTCAGTTTTTATGGTTGATACTAGATAGTTGATAGATAAAAGTGTCAAGTTGTTAGCTATAATCTATGGTAACTAGTAAGCCAAGGAAGAATATTACTAGCGGGGAACAAACATAGGCAAGGCACGTCTTGAAACACTACTCATGACATTATCCTTTTGAATGAATAAACATACAACATTCGCATTACAACTGGCAATATGTGTTGTATTTGTATAGGATAACCTTACTATTTTGCACTAAAACACTAATTCTCTCTCTAACCATACATCTTTTCCCCTCAAGGATCCATGGTACACAACAATTGATGGTTATTACAAGTTGTGGTTTTATGTGATATGTTAGTGCCAATCTCAATCGAATTCGAGCAAATTAAGTATTAGCTATAGGCCCTCCAGTGAACATCCAATGACTAGAAGCCTATATAGGCAAAGGCCCACATAAATGAAATGGGCTTACCGTTTGATAAAATCTTGGAGAATAAAAACGCTCCACCGAATTGTCCGGATTTTATACATAACAGACAAGCAATTAACACAGAGGTTTGAGTATAAAAATTGAACAAACTGTAAAATTAAGATAAGTCACTACATGCTCTATCTCAGACACCATTTCTCAATTTGCTTGTAAATAACAATAATACATAAGCATTTCGTATATTATGAACAACTTAAAATGGAAGACAACAAACTAAAAGGAAAGAAGGTTGTTCCAAAACAATACGTGCAAACAAAGCTTGGGAGTTTTGGGTAAACAATGAATTATGAGATGAAATCACATACATTTTCAATGCATGAACCGGATACTTTGGTCATGCCAAATTAAACATACAATATTCCCTCATTAAACAAGGGATTTTCCCCCGTCTCTCCTCATCCTTTCCCGATTTCTCAACCACAATTAAGTGAAAAATGTTATAAAAAAATGTAATTAATGAGGGAAATATTAAACATTAAACTGTAAATTCATGTTGTCTTCGACAAGATGAGTGTGTTCAATTTTTAAGATTTTTCAAATTAACTTCTTACTCCGTCACTGTGTGTTTATACATCATTTtcgataataataataataataataataatatcttgCACATATGCTACCTGAGATCCTAAATTTCACAACATTAGCAGGCACCTACTCATGGTACAAAACTAGTAACAGTAATTAAAATTCTTCCAATTACTATTTCCAGAAAAGAAAAAAGAGTATTGATTCTCtactttctttttcttgtttttgcTGCACCCTACAGATATGCAATCTGATTTTAACAGATAGCAGCAGATAAGAAAAGAATTAGTTCAACCTCCAACTATACATTTTGGACACAAGTGATGTGGCAGTTACTATTTAGAAATTATCAATATCTTCTTAAAGATATTATTATGGATTTTTCTTCAATTAAATTTGCAggatattattattaaaatatatttttatctaCAAAAGTGCTAAGaaagaaatgtaaaaatattCAAGGGACCATTGACCATTATACACACAATGCTAAATCATTCAACAAAAACAAATATGGTAACATGAAATTGCTCTGTTTTCTGTAAAAAGAAAATACCCATTTGTCTCAATTTCCAAAAAagtaaaaatgaaataaaataagaAAACTGTGGATCCTATAGGATGTTAAGGAAAATGAAATAAAGAACCCCAAAATTTCACCTTTCTAAATCAACTTCATGGATGAACAAACTCAGCATCAGAAACTGCAGAAACCTCAACTTGGCTGCTAAACTCATCTTCATAAACTGGAGCAGGCAGATTAAGATCAATTGTTGTCTCACCGCCATATTTCGAAAACCGATTAACCGTGCCCTGCTCTGCAAGCGAGATATACTGAGTTTGATTTTTAGTAGTTGCAGCAACAATACCATTTGATAAACCAATTCCATGTGATCTTTTATGTCCACCAAGTGCCTGTCCAGATGCAAAAACTCGAAAACAAACAGGACATTCATGAATTTTCACCTCAACACCACTTGCATTACTGTTATATTTGTTATCTTTCTCATTTTCTTCAACATTCACCACTTTAATCTTCTTGTGACTTGCCCTGTGACCACCTAAAGCTTGATATGATTTAAAAACTTTGTTACATGTCTCACATCTATACTTACCTTTACCCTTGTTTCCAGATTTGTGAATTTTAACGACTTCCTCCTCGTCCTCATCCTCGTCCTCTTCCTCCTCTTCGTCATCGTTGTACACATCAAAATAATCCATAGAAATATATTTATTAATCCGCTTCGGTGATCTCCATTTGTCCCTTGACAACATTATCAAACAATGAGCAATATCTTCCTCCTCAGTAGTATCAGAAACCGAAGAATTCGTTTCATTACTCAACTTTGATTTCTTGGATTCACAGCCTAAAATATCATGATCATAATTCTTGATCCGTTTAGACCTCCGAACAAGACCATGATCATGATCATCATTCTTGAATGACTCTGACTCACTTTCTCTATCTTGAACAACAACGGAAGATGCACCAACGCCGCCAACAGAAAATTCAGGATCAACCAAACGAAAACTCTTTTTCGGATTCTCTCTAAGCTCATAATTCAACATCACTTTATCTTCATTCTCATTTTGTCCATCAACTTCTTGTTCTTCATCCGAATAAGACCGAATCGACTCGTACTCATCACCGAGCTCTTGTTGCTTCTCCGGTGCATAAAGATTCAACATGTGAGATCTCATATGTCCACCTAAAGCTCTGCCATTAGCAAAACCTCTAAAACAAAGCTTACATTTGAATGTCTCCATGACTCTAACAAAACTCACTTTATTTCTCTTTGTAAAATTCAGCTTTTTTTGTGTTTCTTGAGGAAGTGTAGTAGGTAACAAGCATTCATCTAGCCCATAGAGAGTTAGAGAGAGATTAAATACACACACAACTAGTATCCACTTTTGTTTAGTAGTACATAGATGCAAGAAAATCAAATattctggattttattaattttttctttttcatttaaAACGCCATTTCACATTAATTTGCTATCTAAattaagtatagctagtagagTGGAAAGAGAGACATGTAACATGCGACCTTTGCCCGTTTCTGTAGTTATTCCTAGTAATAATAACTTCTTTTTTATTTCCTTAAATGCCCTTTCACATTTACTACTAGATAATATCCAAATATTTTATTCTCTAAAATATCATATCAaaaattcaaatcttatctaTAATCTTATACTTATATTAAAAAGGTACAGATcatgaaaaaaaaataaaaaaataaatgataATCATAAAGTTTAACGTGTTTCTAAACTACAagaaattgtaaatatttcagtTTATTTTCTAATTATACCAAATAACAATATCAagttaatattttaaaatatccACGTGAATCTGGATTTTCATAATTATTTTAATGGGATATTATTAACATAATTTTGCAATTCTTTTGatctatattatatataaaagGGCCTTTTAGAACATTCAAGTATGTACTAAAAAGCCCGTGGATTGCATGCGCAAGTCAAGAAACTGATGTGTTTGTTGTAACAAAGATGAGTCTTTAACTTGAACAATTAGTCACACTAAGCTAACCTCACAAGGCTGTCACACAGTGCATTGTACACATGTCATCACTAAAACATAGTTGCATAAAATCTCATCAGTCAACCTAGCATAACTTTGAGTATAATAGCTAATTAACAAAATTAATTACTAAATTAATGAGAAGGCAAAAGAGAAATATTTGGAAGTAAATATAAGATTAAGTAGTAAAGAAAGTGCATTAATGCCATTGATTTTGGATCACAAAGTTGAAACAAAAGGAGGAAAAAAAGGAGTGTGTGTGAAAAAAGGAGTAAGAAAGAACTAAGCAATTGGCATAGAGAATGGAGTTTTGTGGAGGCAAGTACATGCCGTTTTGTTTGGGGCAATTCAAGACCTTGTCAAGCTACACTTTGGCTCTATCTAACACTTGTACACCCTTCACTAACAGAGAAAATGTCATTAAAAGttaatgaaattttatttaaTCTCAGTAATAAAAATTGAGAGTTTGATTGTCAACTAATGTATGCCAGAGTGTTCAAATTCACACTTTCTGTCTGACAATATTGTAAAAGTACACTCATTTCCGAACGTGGTAGTTCTAGACTTGTCAAAATTGGTATGTATAACGTGATCCGATcatgaatattcaaaaattaaattaaacCGATCCGGTAATATCCCGAACCAAAAATTTAATAACATGATTATTTAGTaataatttttgtaaaaaatatattatattacgTTAAATActacacataataattatttttataagtgtcaaaaatttaaaaaaagaATAAGTTATGATCCGAAATATTCGAACCGAATTTCATCCGAACTAAATTTTATCTGATCTTAATCCAAATTTCATCCGCTTTTAATCATAATTAGACTTAAACCGAATCACATTCGTTCCGATCTGAATAAAATTGATCTCATCTGAAACCGATCTGGTTATCCGAATCATCAAAATTAGGTATTTTACATACAAAAGGGATACACGATAATATAATTGATTTCGAAACTAAGGCGACGTATATCTTTCtttaaataaattttcaaatCCTACTAATATTTCTatgtgaatttgattgttgaaTGTAGGTAGGCATACTGTGATATTAACATGTAAAAAGATGACAGAACGAGAGTTAAATTTGTTTCTGGAAGCCATAAAATGCAATATAATCACGTGTAAAAAGAATGCAATATAATCTATTCCATTTACCACaaaaattttgtttcaatttaACCTGACTATAATTTAAAATTTCTTCAATTCGAAATGAGTTACAGTGTTTGGTTTAATGTATTTTAAATTGAGCTAGGAAACTTCAAGTTCCATGATTTTTGTAGTTAGCACAATAGAGGGGGAAGTTAGTTAACAAGCTCAATTATGATCACCCCAAGTTACAAagttattaaatataaaaacattaTGTACTTATCAAAATTAACTACGTAACTTCTAATTATATAACCAAACACGTATATTTTAATTATCTTGAAACTTGTAGATGTAACTTAGTTACTGGGAAGTTCAAGTTCCtgtataattataaaaattaacgAAACAAACGAGGCCTAATAATAGTGTGTACACATCATTTAAAGTGATTTGACGGTGTAGTATCTATCGGTCTCTATTTCGAAACTGCAACCGTAAATGTTACTAATATACGTAAATGTTACTAATATCCGGAATTAAAGCTAGTAGCtgtaaattattttattttataattttaaattacaaATGAATTATGTGCTGATTCTTGTATCTttaattttcttgatataaaaaatgggattttaatttttcaaattgCTCTGGTATTTACAAAGGTCTTATATTAGTAAACTAATTTTGTAACCCGTGCGAGAGACatgttctaattttttttttattaattgatatatttttgaaatatttaaaaatttaaaatagtGACAAAGATTGGGGTTACCAACTTTATTTGTGTTGTATTTGAAAGAAGTTCTCGATGACAGTTATATTATTGTCGACTTGTCTCTGTATACTGCATAATATGTTTTGTTGGGTGTTATGTTGTATTCGTGATAATTTCGTGTAACACACGTGTATAGTGTATATATGGCTATATACTATCAGCATGGCAGTATATATTTTGAACTACAAATAGGGTTTTTGTGTTGTATTGATAAGAATTTCATGTAATACACTTGGTTTTTGTGTTATATTGATAAGAATTTCATGTAATGTACGTGCATGATGATGTAAATGTGATTATGTGCCCCgtttgagaaattttaaaataattaacttgTGACTTAAAATGAGCAAGTGATTTACATGTCAAAGTTGATAAACACTTATAAGTTATATAcctgtttggataattttacttataagtcagaatattttttacttaaatgaattaaaataaataatttaaaaatatatatctcataattcatgaattttaaattagattaacatttaaaaacctatattttaaaagtaaagttaataaaaaggcgacaaatcaaaataatttgagaaaaagtacgtcgttaccaacatttaacttatcatcttataagttgtaaattcgacttataaATTGGGTGGACAAACATTCGTCGTTAGGGTGTTGCGGGCTTATAAGTCATAAGTAGCTTATAAGTTTGCAAACAAATACTCGTCGATATTATTGTCTATTTTGTAGGTAAGTATTTGATACTCATAGTATGTCATAAATAATCGTATTAATgctataaaaatttaaaaaatattatgatTTACAAATGTATTATAAAATTAGTTAGCGTTGATTTCTTTTTATCAGTTACTTAAATCATAATTAATATGAtacatattattaaaattttattgtaatttaaccatgttaaatttataattatttcaGATATCTAATTCTTTGTTAAGTTTATTactttttaaat carries:
- the LOC141692918 gene encoding zinc finger protein ZAT9-like, which translates into the protein METFKCKLCFRGFANGRALGGHMRSHMLNLYAPEKQQELGDEYESIRSYSDEEQEVDGQNENEDKVMLNYELRENPKKSFRLVDPEFSVGGVGASSVVVQDRESESESFKNDDHDHGLVRRSKRIKNYDHDILGCESKKSKLSNETNSSVSDTTEEEDIAHCLIMLSRDKWRSPKRINKYISMDYFDVYNDDEEEEEDEDEDEEEVVKIHKSGNKGKGKYRCETCNKVFKSYQALGGHRASHKKIKVVNVEENEKDNKYNSNASGVEVKIHECPVCFRVFASGQALGGHKRSHGIGLSNGIVAATTKNQTQYISLAEQGTVNRFSKYGGETTIDLNLPAPVYEDEFSSQVEVSAVSDAEFVHP